From the Mycoplasmatota bacterium genome, one window contains:
- a CDS encoding membrane lipoprotein lipid attachment site-containing protein, producing the protein MKKIFNLIFIVLIFLLTGCRSDYNYDFNKLVNNVEKIEIIELNYPQSENEATILYTLDSEENNEILSDLSKIKFEYPFGDPPTMDGYSIRIFYKNQEYEVIAQRGTKRYSKEGKEIAWYKRQCSKEDFDNLISKYIN; encoded by the coding sequence ATGAAAAAGATATTTAATTTGATATTCATTGTTTTGATTTTTCTATTAACCGGTTGCAGATCAGATTATAACTATGATTTTAATAAGTTAGTAAACAATGTTGAAAAAATTGAGATAATAGAGCTAAACTACCCTCAATCAGAAAATGAAGCTACAATATTATATACATTAGACTCTGAGGAAAATAATGAAATATTATCAGACCTTTCTAAAATAAAGTTTGAATATCCATTTGGAGATCCACCTACTATGGACGGTTACAGTATTAGGATTTTTTATAAAAATCAAGAATATGAAGTTATTGCTCAAAGAGGAACTAAAAGATATAGTAAAGAAGGAAAAGAAATAGCCTGGTATAAGAGACAATGTTCTAAAGAAGATTTTGACAATTTGATATCAAAATATATTAATTGA
- a CDS encoding putative DNA binding domain-containing protein, which translates to MLLELKDKVQELINFKQEGAYWDFKREWYSKDKIADLLHDIICMANNLENTDSFIILGIDEENSYKVKSVSNDSYRMNTQKLVDFIRSKKFAGGIRPTVYVQAVNFTTGEIDVIVIKNNYNTPFYLTENYRDVYANNIYTRLMDTNTPKNMLAEIHYVEYLWKKRFRLISTPIDRIKYYLEKSDDWVESPTNWETSKKYHNYFPEFTIEFTLEDDGNAYQYYLFNQTDITPHWRKIRLYYHQTLLMSLEGVLLDGGRYFTPTPLTDGISLTQQHNWDIIFKYFIKDTLHNVIHQFYYKPDGDEETMAHNNFKGCILYFDSENEKEEFKQYVLNSWKNKSEYEKDVWVPHFPKIDGYIMEKFKRQYKDVQILKRMLIEFKNKKF; encoded by the coding sequence ATATTATTAGAGCTTAAAGATAAGGTACAAGAATTAATTAATTTTAAACAAGAAGGAGCATATTGGGATTTTAAAAGAGAATGGTATTCGAAAGATAAAATTGCTGATTTGTTACATGACATAATATGCATGGCGAATAATTTGGAGAATACAGATAGTTTCATAATATTAGGCATTGATGAAGAAAACTCTTATAAAGTCAAAAGTGTTAGCAATGATAGTTATAGAATGAATACACAAAAATTAGTTGATTTTATTAGGAGTAAAAAGTTTGCAGGTGGAATAAGACCTACTGTTTATGTACAAGCAGTTAACTTTACAACAGGGGAAATCGATGTAATTGTAATTAAAAATAATTATAACACGCCATTTTATTTAACTGAAAACTATAGAGATGTCTATGCGAATAATATTTATACTAGATTAATGGATACAAATACACCCAAAAATATGTTAGCAGAAATTCATTATGTAGAATATTTGTGGAAGAAAAGATTTAGGTTGATATCTACACCAATTGATCGTATAAAATATTATTTAGAAAAATCAGATGATTGGGTAGAATCTCCTACGAATTGGGAAACATCAAAAAAATATCATAATTATTTTCCGGAGTTTACAATTGAATTTACACTGGAGGATGATGGAAATGCATATCAGTATTATTTATTTAATCAAACAGATATTACACCACATTGGAGAAAAATTCGATTGTATTATCACCAAACTTTACTAATGTCTTTAGAGGGGGTTTTGCTTGATGGTGGAAGGTATTTTACTCCAACACCATTGACAGATGGAATATCATTAACACAACAGCATAATTGGGATATCATCTTTAAGTACTTTATTAAGGATACTCTCCATAATGTTATTCATCAGTTTTATTACAAACCTGATGGAGATGAAGAAACTATGGCACATAACAATTTTAAAGGATGTATTTTATATTTTGATTCAGAAAATGAAAAAGAGGAATTTAAACAATATGTACTAAATAGTTGGAAAAATAAGAGCGAGTATGAAAAAGATGTATGGGTACCACACTTTCCTAAAATAGATGGATATATTATGGAGAAATTTAAGAGGCAATATAAGGATGTGCAAATTTTAAAAAGAATGTTGATAGAATTTAAAAATAAAAAGTTTTAA